In the Grimontia kaedaensis genome, one interval contains:
- a CDS encoding immunoglobulin-like domain-containing protein: MANQTVFISKEGKIGYAQSGVKISQGDIIFIPKNQETDNSSHSVLLVDDSLPSGMVLPEGFEEIVTAIEEGRDPLLVADVDPQAGEATAGSSLAPQAVILANSLSVLATAGFDTDIALPPTTTLIQQTLASSLFGIQSQETDTPTIPTRLQATLLGSDTVSEGDSAIYRISLSEAAETDVTITISVQHKTSESDDIIPVQQQLVIPRGQTQATFTVDILDDSFDEENDDDSFEVSIIESVATDSEQIVDSSATLTTTILDEDTEDLKVGEDIPMLTLSGDNSVEEGESATYLLELSETPHSDMEITITITHVSSESRDITTSLQTVTIPEGSNSVSFSVETLNDVYEESKDTDVFQVAVTGSTGGEFEGQPDAPEAIETTIEDSATKDAPTLTLMGDTSVREGESASYTLTLSEAPNSDFTVTVTVGHRTTEDSDIQPVTRNVLIAANTTSINFTVDTLDDSLNESADDDVFTVSVNSTSGGDFEAQPTTPAAVETTINDGTTTDVPTLTLTGDTSVNEGESASYTLTLSEAPTADFTVTVVVGHKTTEDGDVTPVARDVVIAANTTSIDFTVDTLNDSLNESADDDVFTVSVNSTSGGDFEAQPVAPAAVETTINDGTNTDAPTLTLTGDTSVNEGEAASYTLTLSEAPTADFTVTVVVGHKTSEDGDVTPVTRDVVIAANTTSVNFTVDTLDDSLNESADDDVFTVSVNSTSGGDFEAQPAAPAAVETTINDGTTTDAPTLTLIGDTSVNEGESASYTLTLSEAPTADFTVTVVVGHKTSEDGDVTPVTRDVVIAANATSVNFTVDTLDDSLNESADDDVFTVSVNSTSGGDFEAQPAAPAAVETTINDGTITDAPTLTLIGDTSVNEGESASYTLTLSEAPTADFTVTVVVGHKTSEDGDVTPVTRDVVIAANTTSVNFTVDTLNDNLNESADDDVFTVSVNSTSGGDFEAQPVAPAAVETTINDGTTTDAPTLTLTGDASVNEGESASYTLTISEAPTADFTVTVVIGHKTSEDGDVTPVTRDVVIAANTTSVDFTVDTLNDSLNESADDDVFTVSVDSTTGGNFEAQPVAPTAVETTINDGTTTDAPTLTLTGDTSVNEGEAASYTLTLSEAPTADFTVTVVVGHKTSEDGDVTPVTRDVVIAANTTSVNFTVDTLNDSLNESADDDVFTVSVNSTSGGDFEAQPSAPAAVETTINDGTNTDAPTLTLTGDTSVNEGESASYTLTLLEAPTADFTVTVVVAHKTSEDGDVTPVTRDVVIAANTTSVDFTVDTLDDSLNESADDDVFTVSVNSTSGGDFEAQPAAPAAVETTINDGTTTDAPTLTLIGDTSVNEGESASYTLTLSEAPTADFTVTVVVGHKTSEDGDVTPVTRDVVIAANATSVNFTVDTLDDSLNESADDDVFTVSVNSTSGGDFEAQPAAPAAVETTINDGTITDAPTLNLTGDTSVNEGESASYTLTLSEAPTADFTVTVVVGHKTSEDGDVTPVTRDVVIAANTTSVNFTVDTLNDSLNESADDDVFTVSVDSTSGGDFEAQPAAPAAVETTINDGTTTNAPTLTLTGDASVNEGESASYTLTISEAPTADFTVTVVIGHKTSEDGDVTPVTRDVVIAANTTSVDFTVDTLNDSLNESADDDVFTVSVDSTTGGNFEAQPAAPAAVETTINDGTTTDAPTLTLTGDASVNEGEAASYTLTLSEAPTADFTVTVVVGHKTSEDGDVTPVTRDVVIAANTTSVDFTVDTLNDSLNESADDDVFTVSVNSTSGGDFEAQPAAPAAVETTINDGTNTDAPTLTLTGDASVVEGNSASYTLTLSEAPTADFTVTVVVGHKTSEDGDVTPVTRDVVIATNTTSIDFTVDTLNDGLNESADDDVFTVSVNSTSGGDFEAQPVAPAAVETTINDGTTTDAPTLTLTGDTSVNEGEAASYTLTLSEAPTADFTVTVVVSHKTSEDGDVTPITRDVVIAANTTSVNFTVDTLDDSLNESADDDVFTVSVNSTSGGDFEAQPAAPAAVETTINDGTTTDAPTLTLTGDTSVNEGEAASYTLTLSEAPTADFTVTVVVGHKTSEDGDVTPVTRDVVIAANATSVNFTVDTLDDSLNESADDDVFTVSVNSTSGGNFEAQPAAPTAVETTINDGTTTDAPTLNLTGDTSVNEGESASYTLTLSEAPTADFTVTVVVGHKTSEDGDVTPVTRDVVIAANTTSVNFTVDTLNDSLNESADDDVFTVSVDSTSGGDFEALPAAPAAVETTINDGTTTNAPTLTLTGDASVNEGESASYTLTISEAPTADFTVTVVIGHKTSEDGDVTPVTRDVVITAGTTSVDFTVDTLDDSLNESADDDVFTVSVDSTTGGNFEAQPAAPAAVETTINDGTTTDAPTLTLTGDTSVNEGESANYTLTLSEEPTTDFTVTVVVGHKTSEDGDVTPVTRDVVIAANTTSVNFTVDTLDDSLNESADDDVFTVSVDSTSGGDFEAQPTAPAAVETTINDGTTTDAPTLTLTGDASVNEGEAASYTLTLSEAPTADFTVTVVVGHKTSEDGDVTPVTRDVVIAAHTTSVNFTVDTLDDQNIETSDSDVFTVSVDSTSGGGFEEQPSVPGIVETSVIDVEPYLHGKNTGSVIVNLTPDAASPGFEEDTSNGSVSFSLADYTSDLVDDANSGDSLITSINITSLPDNGTLYYLDTGGNQVAVAVGDTLPDNTDFVFEPDKVSKTFSSADITSSTQSTIVTDGMTVTGGTFSGTKPDLGSTITDAPVIWEFATGEDGIGVGSDRELSSSGNEVLIFDFTGNSSVTSVDILVNSAYANFSNTRPANGVVNFIALKDGQVVNEFSFENIYEASNNTGTTTINVSDAGSFDELRMYITANRNTNLTVASVSAVSVDTTDASFTYKAINSLGNESDVATVTLGDAINDTAEQRTPPTVSGTLVLVDSSGTKTGIFPDTTEQGQYGSAQLANGTWTYTLDPTLLANIPDGQTLQDTITFTANDGITSDIQIVIGESGSSIASYYATDVTTGLSDLVDLSQTTALGGSESDLLSGLGDEDIMLGLAGDDVLSGGAGNDILDGGMGDDILTGGQGDDILFGGDDSDIFAFNAGDQGTGATPAQDQIADFDTTLDTLSLADLLQGESEENIGDYLSVFDNASGDAVINVASSGAGVDQTIALDNVSVSDLATAYGVDSTGLNNDQISSAVIDAMIIQSKIIID; encoded by the coding sequence ATGGCTAATCAAACTGTATTTATTTCCAAAGAAGGTAAGATTGGATATGCACAAAGTGGAGTAAAAATAAGTCAGGGAGATATTATTTTTATTCCTAAAAATCAAGAGACTGATAATTCATCTCATTCTGTATTGCTTGTTGATGATTCTTTGCCTTCAGGGATGGTGTTACCAGAGGGTTTTGAAGAAATCGTCACTGCGATCGAAGAAGGGCGAGATCCGCTCTTGGTTGCGGATGTAGACCCGCAAGCTGGTGAAGCAACAGCTGGTTCCTCCTTGGCACCCCAAGCAGTTATTCTGGCGAATTCCCTTTCTGTATTGGCAACAGCAGGATTCGACACAGATATAGCTCTACCACCAACAACAACGCTGATTCAGCAAACGCTTGCAAGTTCCCTATTCGGTATCCAGAGCCAAGAAACAGACACGCCAACCATTCCTACCCGCTTGCAGGCTACATTGCTTGGAAGCGATACCGTCTCGGAAGGTGACAGCGCAATATATAGAATCTCTCTCTCCGAAGCAGCAGAGACTGATGTCACCATCACTATAAGTGTGCAGCACAAAACTTCTGAGTCAGACGATATCATACCTGTCCAACAACAATTGGTAATACCCAGAGGTCAAACCCAAGCAACATTTACTGTCGACATTCTCGACGATTCGTTTGATGAGGAGAACGATGACGACAGCTTTGAGGTTTCCATCATCGAATCCGTCGCGACAGATAGCGAACAAATAGTAGATTCATCAGCAACTTTAACCACCACAATTTTGGATGAAGATACTGAGGACCTGAAAGTCGGCGAAGATATTCCAATGTTGACTCTATCTGGTGACAACAGTGTTGAAGAGGGCGAATCAGCAACCTATCTGCTCGAACTTTCAGAAACTCCTCATTCCGACATGGAGATTACGATAACTATCACCCATGTCTCTAGCGAATCTAGGGATATCACGACTTCATTGCAAACAGTCACTATTCCTGAAGGCAGCAACAGTGTCAGCTTCAGCGTTGAAACACTTAACGATGTATATGAAGAGAGCAAAGATACTGACGTTTTCCAAGTTGCGGTAACTGGCTCAACAGGAGGCGAATTCGAAGGTCAGCCGGATGCACCTGAAGCCATAGAGACCACAATCGAAGACAGCGCAACAAAAGATGCACCAACACTGACTTTAATGGGTGATACTTCAGTTAGGGAGGGTGAATCGGCCAGTTATACACTCACCTTGTCTGAAGCACCTAACTCCGACTTCACTGTTACAGTGACGGTTGGTCATAGGACCACCGAAGATAGCGATATTCAGCCAGTCACACGTAATGTCTTGATAGCGGCCAATACCACTTCCATCAACTTCACCGTTGATACCCTGGATGACAGCCTGAATGAATCCGCCGATGATGATGTCTTCACCGTCTCTGTCAATAGCACCTCCGGCGGTGACTTTGAGGCGCAACCAACAACTCCGGCCGCCGTGGAAACCACCATCAATGACGGCACCACGACAGACGTGCCAACTCTCACCTTAACTGGCGATACGTCAGTGAATGAGGGGGAATCAGCCAGCTACACGCTTACCCTGTCGGAAGCTCCAACAGCGGACTTTACTGTCACGGTTGTTGTGGGTCACAAAACCACCGAAGATGGCGATGTCACCCCAGTGGCCCGTGATGTGGTGATCGCCGCCAACACTACTTCGATCGACTTTACCGTTGATACCCTGAACGACAGCCTGAATGAATCCGCCGATGACGATGTGTTTACTGTCTCGGTCAACAGCACCTCCGGCGGTGACTTTGAAGCGCAACCAGTGGCGCCGGCTGCCGTGGAAACCACCATCAATGATGGTACAAACACAGATGCGCCAACTCTCACCTTAACTGGCGATACGTCAGTCAACGAAGGCGAAGCTGCCAGCTACACGCTCACCCTGTCGGAAGCTCCAACAGCAGACTTTACCGTCACCGTAGTTGTGGGTCACAAGACGTCAGAAGATGGCGATGTCACCCCTGTCACCCGTGATGTGGTGATCGCAGCGAACACCACTTCCGTCAACTTCACCGTTGATACCCTTGATGACAGCCTGAATGAATCCGCCGATGATGATGTGTTTACTGTCTCGGTCAACAGCACCTCCGGCGGTGACTTTGAGGCGCAGCCAGCGGCGCCGGCTGCCGTGGAAACGACTATCAATGACGGCACCACCACGGATGCGCCAACCCTAACACTGATTGGCGATACGTCGGTGAATGAGGGTGAATCAGCCAGCTACACATTGACACTCAGCGAAGCACCGACAGCAGACTTTACGGTCACCGTGGTTGTGGGTCACAAGACCTCGGAAGATGGCGATGTCACCCCTGTCACCCGTGATGTGGTGATCGCCGCCAACGCTACTTCCGTCAACTTCACCGTTGATACCCTGGACGACAGCCTGAATGAGTCGGCAGATGATGATGTGTTTACCGTCTCGGTCAACAGCACCTCCGGCGGTGACTTTGAGGCGCAGCCAGCCGCACCAGCTGCCGTAGAAACGACTATCAATGACGGCACCATCACGGATGCGCCAACCCTAACACTGATTGGCGATACGTCGGTGAATGAGGGCGAGTCAGCCAGCTACACATTGACACTCAGCGAAGCACCAACAGCAGACTTTACGGTCACCGTGGTTGTGGGACACAAGACCTCGGAAGATGGCGATGTCACCCCTGTCACCCGTGATGTGGTGATCGCGGCGAACACTACCTCGGTCAACTTCACCGTTGATACCCTGAACGACAACCTGAATGAATCCGCCGATGACGATGTGTTTACTGTCTCGGTCAACAGCACCTCCGGCGGTGACTTTGAAGCGCAACCAGTGGCGCCGGCTGCCGTGGAAACCACCATCAATGATGGCACCACCACGGATGCGCCGACCCTGACGCTGACTGGTGATGCCTCAGTGAATGAAGGTGAATCGGCCAGCTACACATTGACGATCAGCGAAGCTCCAACCGCGGACTTTACGGTCACTGTGGTCATTGGACATAAAACCTCGGAAGACGGCGATGTCACCCCAGTGACCCGTGATGTGGTGATCGCCGCCAACACTACTTCGGTCGACTTTACCGTTGATACCCTGAACGACAGCCTGAATGAATCCGCCGATGACGATGTGTTTACTGTTTCTGTTGACAGCACAACTGGTGGTAACTTTGAAGCGCAACCAGTGGCTCCGACTGCCGTGGAAACCACCATCAATGACGGCACCACGACAGACGCGCCAACTCTCACCTTAACTGGCGATACGTCAGTCAACGAAGGCGAAGCTGCCAGCTATACGCTTACCCTATCTGAAGCACCGACGGCAGACTTTACTGTCACCGTGGTTGTGGGTCACAAGACGTCAGAAGATGGCGATGTCACACCTGTCACCCGTGATGTGGTGATCGCGGCGAACACCACCTCGGTCAACTTCACCGTTGATACCCTGAACGATAGCCTGAATGAGTCGGCAGATGATGATGTGTTTACCGTCTCGGTCAACAGCACCTCCGGCGGTGACTTTGAGGCCCAGCCATCGGCTCCAGCGGCGGTGGAAACGACGATCAATGATGGTACAAACACAGACGCGCCAACTCTCACCTTAACTGGCGATACGTCAGTGAATGAGGGGGAATCAGCCAGCTACACGCTTACCCTGTTGGAAGCACCGACGGCAGACTTTACTGTCACGGTTGTTGTGGCTCACAAGACGTCAGAAGATGGCGATGTCACCCCTGTCACCCGTGATGTGGTGATCGCGGCGAACACCACTTCCGTCGACTTCACCGTTGATACCCTTGATGACAGCCTGAATGAATCGGCGGATGATGATGTGTTTACTGTCTCGGTCAACAGCACCTCCGGCGGTGACTTTGAGGCGCAGCCAGCGGCGCCGGCTGCCGTGGAAACGACTATCAATGACGGCACCACCACGGATGCGCCAACCCTAACACTGATTGGCGATACGTCGGTGAATGAGGGTGAATCAGCCAGCTACACATTGACACTCAGCGAAGCACCGACAGCAGACTTTACGGTCACCGTGGTTGTGGGTCACAAGACCTCGGAAGATGGCGATGTCACCCCTGTCACCCGTGATGTGGTGATCGCCGCCAACGCTACTTCCGTCAACTTCACCGTTGATACCCTGGACGACAGCCTGAATGAGTCGGCAGATGATGATGTGTTTACCGTCTCGGTCAACAGCACCTCCGGCGGTGACTTTGAGGCGCAGCCAGCCGCACCAGCTGCCGTAGAAACGACTATCAATGACGGCACCATCACGGATGCGCCAACTCTCAACTTAACTGGCGATACGTCAGTGAATGAGGGTGAATCAGCCAGCTACACGCTTACCCTGTCGGAAGCTCCCACAGCAGACTTTACCGTCACAGTGGTTGTGGGTCATAAAACGTCAGAAGATGGCGATGTCACCCCTGTCACCCGTGATGTGGTGATCGCGGCGAACACCACTTCCGTTAACTTCACCGTTGATACCCTGAACGATAGCCTGAATGAGTCGGCAGATGATGATGTGTTTACCGTGTCGGTTGACAGCACGTCTGGCGGTGACTTTGAGGCGCAACCAGCGGCGCCGGCTGCCGTAGAAACGACGATCAATGACGGCACCACCACGAATGCGCCGACCCTGACGCTGACTGGTGATGCCTCAGTGAATGAAGGTGAATCGGCCAGCTACACATTGACGATCAGCGAAGCTCCAACCGCGGACTTTACGGTCACTGTGGTCATTGGACATAAAACCTCGGAAGACGGCGATGTCACCCCAGTGACCCGTGATGTGGTGATCGCCGCCAACACTACTTCGGTCGACTTTACCGTTGATACCCTGAACGACAGCCTGAATGAATCCGCCGATGACGATGTGTTTACTGTTTCTGTTGACAGCACAACTGGTGGTAACTTTGAGGCGCAGCCAGCAGCGCCGGCTGCCGTGGAAACCACCATCAACGACGGTACCACCACGGATGCACCTACCCTGACATTAACGGGCGATGCGTCAGTGAACGAAGGCGAAGCTGCCAGTTACACACTTACCCTATCAGAAGCACCCACAGCAGACTTTACCGTCACCGTGGTTGTGGGTCATAAGACATCAGAAGATGGCGATGTGACACCTGTCACCCGTGATGTGGTGATCGCCGCCAACACTACTTCGGTCGACTTTACCGTTGATACCCTGAACGACAGCCTGAATGAATCCGCCGATGACGATGTGTTTACCGTCTCGGTCAACAGCACCTCCGGCGGTGACTTTGAGGCGCAGCCAGCAGCTCCGGCTGCCGTGGAAACCACCATCAATGATGGTACAAACACAGACGCACCGACACTGACATTGACAGGCGATGCCTCGGTCGTTGAAGGCAACTCAGCCAGCTACACATTGACACTCAGCGAAGCACCCACAGCAGACTTTACCGTCACCGTGGTTGTGGGTCATAAGACATCAGAAGATGGCGATGTGACACCTGTCACCCGTGATGTGGTGATCGCCACCAACACTACTTCGATCGACTTTACCGTTGATACCCTGAACGATGGCCTGAATGAGTCGGCAGATGATGATGTGTTTACCGTCTCGGTCAACAGCACCTCCGGCGGTGACTTTGAAGCGCAACCAGTGGCTCCGGCTGCCGTGGAAACCACCATCAATGACGGCACCACGACAGACGCGCCAACCCTCACCTTAACTGGCGATACGTCAGTCAACGAAGGCGAAGCTGCCAGCTATACGCTTACCCTATCTGAAGCACCGACGGCAGACTTTACCGTCACCGTGGTTGTGAGTCATAAGACGTCAGAAGATGGCGATGTCACCCCTATCACCCGTGATGTGGTGATCGCGGCGAACACTACCTCGGTCAACTTCACCGTTGATACCCTGGATGACAGCCTGAATGAGTCGGCAGATGATGATGTGTTTACTGTCTCGGTCAACAGCACCTCCGGCGGTGACTTTGAGGCTCAGCCAGCGGCCCCGGCTGCCGTGGAAACCACCATCAATGACGGCACCACCACGGATGCGCCAACTCTCACCTTAACTGGCGATACGTCAGTCAACGAAGGCGAAGCTGCCAGCTATACGCTTACCCTATCTGAAGCACCGACGGCAGACTTTACTGTCACCGTGGTTGTGGGTCACAAGACGTCAGAAGATGGCGATGTCACCCCTGTCACCCGTGATGTGGTGATCGCCGCCAACGCTACTTCCGTCAACTTCACCGTTGATACCCTGGACGACAGCCTGAATGAATCCGCCGATGACGATGTGTTTACTGTCTCGGTCAACAGCACCTCCGGCGGTAACTTTGAGGCGCAACCAGCGGCGCCGACTGCCGTTGAAACCACCATCAATGACGGCACTACGACAGACGCGCCAACTCTCAACTTAACTGGCGATACGTCAGTGAATGAGGGTGAATCAGCCAGCTACACGCTTACCCTGTCGGAAGCTCCCACAGCAGACTTTACCGTCACAGTGGTTGTGGGTCATAAAACGTCAGAAGATGGCGATGTGACACCTGTCACCCGTGATGTGGTGATCGCGGCGAACACCACTTCCGTTAACTTCACCGTTGATACCCTGAACGATAGCCTGAATGAGTCGGCAGATGATGATGTGTTTACTGTTTCTGTTGACAGCACCTCCGGCGGTGACTTTGAGGCGCTACCAGCGGCGCCGGCTGCCGTAGAAACGACGATCAATGACGGCACCACCACGAATGCGCCGACCCTGACGCTGACTGGTGATGCCTCAGTGAATGAAGGTGAATCGGCCAGCTACACATTGACGATCAGCGAAGCTCCAACCGCGGACTTTACGGTCACTGTGGTCATTGGACATAAAACCTCGGAAGACGGCGATGTCACACCGGTGACCCGCGATGTAGTCATTACTGCTGGTACCACTTCGGTCGACTTTACCGTTGATACCTTAGACGACAGCCTGAATGAATCCGCCGATGACGATGTGTTTACTGTTTCTGTTGACAGCACAACTGGCGGTAACTTTGAGGCGCAACCAGCGGCCCCGGCTGCCGTGGAAACGACGATCAATGATGGCACCACGACAGACGCGCCAACTCTCACCTTGACTGGCGATACGTCGGTGAATGAGGGCGAGTCAGCCAACTACACGTTGACGCTCAGTGAAGAACCGACCACTGATTTCACTGTCACGGTTGTTGTGGGACACAAGACCTCGGAAGATGGCGATGTCACCCCAGTGACCCGTGATGTGGTGATCGCGGCGAACACCACTTCCGTTAACTTCACCGTTGATACCCTGGATGACAGCCTGAATGAATCCGCCGATGACGATGTGTTTACTGTCTCGGTCGACAGCACCTCCGGCGGTGACTTTGAGGCGCAACCCACCGCACCGGCTGCCGTCGAAACCACCATCAACGACGGCACCACCACGGATGCACCAACCCTGACATTGACCGGTGATGCCTCAGTGAATGAAGGCGAAGCGGCCAGCTACACCCTCACCCTGTCGGAAGCACCGACAGCGGACTTTACTGTCACGGTTGTTGTGGGTCATAAGACATCAGAAGATGGCGATGTGACACCTGTTACCCGTGATGTGGTGATCGCGGCGCACACCACTTCCGTTAACTTCACCGTCGATACCCTGGATGACCAAAATATTGAAACGTCAGATTCTGATGTGTTTACCGTCTCTGTCGACAGCACCTCCGGCGGTGGTTTTGAAGAACAGCCTTCAGTACCTGGCATTGTTGAAACTTCGGTAATAGATGTTGAGCCTTATCTCCATGGCAAAAATACAGGTAGTGTCATCGTCAACCTTACACCTGACGCCGCTTCCCCTGGCTTTGAGGAAGATACCTCCAATGGCAGCGTTTCGTTTTCTTTGGCCGACTATACGTCTGATTTGGTTGATGATGCCAATAGTGGAGACTCACTGATAACATCAATCAACATCACTTCACTGCCGGATAACGGCACACTTTACTACCTCGACACGGGTGGAAACCAAGTCGCTGTAGCTGTTGGAGATACACTGCCAGATAACACTGATTTTGTTTTTGAGCCCGATAAAGTATCGAAAACATTCTCTTCAGCGGACATAACGAGCTCTACGCAATCTACGATTGTTACTGATGGTATGACTGTAACCGGGGGAACCTTTTCAGGCACTAAACCAGACTTAGGCAGTACGATTACTGACGCACCAGTCATCTGGGAATTTGCTACCGGTGAAGATGGCATTGGGGTAGGCAGTGATCGCGAATTAAGTTCCTCTGGCAACGAAGTACTAATTTTTGATTTCACAGGTAATTCAAGTGTCACTAGCGTAGATATTCTCGTGAACAGTGCCTATGCGAATTTCTCCAATACCCGACCCGCAAATGGGGTAGTGAACTTTATCGCACTTAAAGATGGCCAAGTCGTTAACGAGTTTTCTTTTGAAAACATTTATGAAGCCTCAAACAATACCGGCACAACAACCATAAATGTGAGTGATGCGGGCAGTTTTGACGAGCTACGTATGTATATCACTGCCAACCGAAACACCAACCTTACCGTCGCTAGTGTCTCAGCAGTATCAGTCGATACTACTGATGCTTCGTTTACCTATAAAGCGATTAACTCTTTGGGTAATGAAAGCGACGTTGCCACAGTAACGCTGGGAGACGCCATCAACGACACCGCAGAACAAAGAACACCGCCAACAGTTTCCGGCACACTAGTTCTGGTAGATTCATCTGGGACAAAAACAGGTATTTTCCCAGACACTACCGAACAAGGTCAGTATGGCTCCGCTCAGCTAGCGAACGGTACCTGGACATATACTTTGGATCCAACGCTTCTCGCGAACATCCCAGACGGACAGACGCTTCAAGACACCATCACCTTCACTGCCAATGATGGCATTACCTCTGACATCCAGATTGTGATTGGCGAGTCTGGAAGCAGTATTGCGTCATATTACGCCACTGACGTGACAACGGGTTTGAGTGATTTGGTTGATCTGAGCCAAACGACGGCACTTGGAGGTAGTGAAAGCGATTTGCTGTCGGGCTTGGGCGACGAAGACATCATGCTTGGTCTCGCTGGAGACGATGTGCTCAGCGGTGGTGCAGGGAATGACATACTTGATGGCGGAATGGGTGATGACATTCTTACTGGTGGCCAAGGAGACGATATCTTATTCGGTGGAGACGACAGTGACATTTTCGCCTTTAATGCTGGCGATCAGGGAACTGGCGCAACTCCCGCTCAGGATCAGATAGCCGATTTTGATACCACTCTGGACACTTTAAGTCTGGCTGATCTACTTCAGGGAGAAAGTGAAGAAAATATCGGAGACTATCTGTCAGTATTTGATAATGCGAGTGGTGACGCGGTCATCAATGTTGCTTCATCAGGTGCCGGTGTCGATCAAACAATCGCGTTAGACAATGTCTCGGTTTCAGATTTAGCCACTGCATACGGCGTCGATTCAACAGGATTGAACAATGACCAGATCAGTTCTGCGGTTATTGATGCCATGATCATCCAGTCAAAAATCATTATTGACTAA
- a CDS encoding manganese-dependent inorganic pyrophosphatase: MPMYVVGHKIPDSDSICGAIALAYLKNQIGEPAVAARLGEPSPETAFILERFGFEAPELKLSYAGEEVYIVDHSELTQAPDDIAEATIVGIVDHHKLGDLTTSTPLECWIRPVGCSNTVIKMMYDFHGVEIPKEIAGIMMCAILSDTVIFKSPTCTTADIRCVEDLAKIAGIEDYQAMGLEMFNVKSAVAGTPIRDLVMRDYKDFNMNGNLVGIGQLEVVDLSVFDEIKAELEADIAALKAEGERHTVMLLLTDIMKEGSELLVVSDDVSVVERAYGKETENGRVWLDGVLSRKKQVVPPLQDAFA; encoded by the coding sequence ATGCCAATGTATGTTGTGGGTCATAAGATCCCTGATTCTGATTCAATCTGCGGTGCAATTGCACTTGCGTACCTGAAAAACCAAATCGGTGAGCCAGCAGTAGCGGCACGTCTTGGGGAGCCTTCTCCTGAGACTGCGTTCATTCTGGAGCGCTTTGGTTTCGAAGCTCCTGAGCTGAAACTGAGCTACGCAGGCGAAGAAGTCTACATCGTTGACCACTCTGAACTGACTCAAGCACCTGACGACATCGCAGAAGCGACTATTGTTGGTATTGTTGACCACCACAAACTGGGTGATCTGACTACATCTACCCCACTGGAGTGCTGGATCCGTCCTGTTGGTTGTTCAAACACCGTCATCAAAATGATGTACGACTTCCACGGCGTAGAAATTCCAAAAGAGATCGCAGGCATCATGATGTGCGCGATTCTAAGCGACACCGTTATCTTCAAATCACCAACTTGCACCACAGCAGACATTCGTTGCGTTGAAGATCTGGCGAAGATTGCGGGTATTGAAGATTACCAAGCAATGGGCTTGGAAATGTTCAACGTGAAATCTGCCGTAGCAGGTACTCCGATTCGTGATCTCGTTATGCGTGATTATAAAGACTTCAACATGAACGGTAACCTTGTTGGTATCGGCCAGCTGGAAGTTGTTGATCTGTCAGTTTTTGATGAGATCAAAGCAGAATTGGAAGCGGACATTGCTGCTCTGAAAGCAGAAGGCGAGCGTCACACGGTTATGTTATTGCTGACTGACATCATGAAAGAAGGCTCTGAACTACTAGTTGTTTCAGACGACGTTTCTGTTGTTGAGCGAGCATATGGCAAAGAGACCGAAAATGGCCGTGTATGGCTGGATGGCGTTTTAAGCCGCAAGAAGCAGGTTGTACCACCACTTCAAGATGCTTTTGCTTAA